One window from the genome of [Flavobacterium] thermophilum encodes:
- a CDS encoding formyltetrahydrofolate deformylase — MTTFRQHRWQSFLQGYEDRARLLISCPDRPGIVAAVTSFLYEQGANIVESSQYSTDPKGGTFFLRLEFDCPNITERKDQIEAGVRPDRC; from the coding sequence ATGACGACGTTTCGCCAACATCGCTGGCAATCATTTTTGCAAGGCTATGAAGATCGCGCCCGCCTGCTCATTTCCTGTCCGGATCGTCCAGGCATTGTCGCCGCGGTCACGTCCTTCTTGTATGAGCAAGGCGCCAATATCGTCGAATCGAGCCAATACTCGACCGATCCGAAAGGGGGTACGTTCTTCCTCCGTTTGGAGTTTGACTGCCCGAACATCACGGAACGAAAAGACCAGATCGAAGCGGGCGTTCGCCCCGATCGCTGCTGA
- a CDS encoding Transposase DDE domain produces the protein MEEEKAEDIDPSPAFTSEEIRKKTEEWEKRLEAEPDNQPLKKAIKKMKEDYLPRSEKYEHQLHVCGDRNSYSKTDVDATFMRLKEDHMRNGQLKPAYNVQVGSSGQFILGYSLHQRPGDTRCLLPHLETVREKYGVEPERLIADAAYGSEENYVKLEEKHISALIKYHTYEKENTRKVKKNPHHQQNWTYVEEEDVWICANGKKLVRTGTSKQTTESGYTSVTRHYQCHECEGCPFRSACTTSKYGRTTQWNPVYHEQKQKARERLESEEGQARYRQRQTDIESVFGQIKQNRGFRRFVLRGLQKVSIEWGLVCAAHNLLKKAARDKQLSLVA, from the coding sequence GTGGAAGAAGAAAAGGCGGAAGACATCGACCCTTCGCCGGCCTTTACGTCAGAAGAAATCCGAAAGAAAACCGAGGAGTGGGAAAAACGGTTGGAGGCCGAGCCGGACAACCAACCGTTGAAGAAGGCCATCAAGAAGATGAAGGAGGACTACTTGCCCCGCAGTGAAAAGTATGAACACCAACTCCATGTATGCGGGGATCGCAACAGCTATTCCAAGACCGATGTGGATGCCACCTTCATGCGGTTGAAGGAGGATCACATGCGAAACGGCCAGCTCAAGCCGGCCTATAACGTACAGGTGGGTTCTTCCGGCCAATTTATTTTGGGGTATTCCCTTCATCAGAGGCCGGGCGACACTCGTTGTCTTCTCCCGCATTTGGAGACCGTTCGAGAGAAGTACGGCGTGGAACCCGAACGTTTGATCGCTGACGCGGCTTATGGCTCGGAAGAGAACTACGTGAAGCTGGAAGAGAAGCACATATCGGCCTTGATCAAGTACCATACGTATGAGAAGGAGAACACGCGCAAGGTCAAGAAAAATCCGCATCATCAGCAGAATTGGACCTATGTGGAAGAAGAAGACGTTTGGATTTGCGCCAATGGGAAAAAGCTGGTTCGCACCGGAACTTCGAAACAGACCACGGAATCAGGATACACCTCGGTCACCCGACACTACCAATGCCATGAATGCGAAGGATGTCCGTTCCGTTCGGCCTGCACGACTTCCAAGTATGGACGAACCACGCAATGGAACCCCGTCTATCATGAACAAAAACAGAAAGCCCGCGAACGGTTGGAGAGTGAAGAAGGGCAAGCCCGATACCGCCAACGCCAAACCGACATTGAGAGTGTATTTGGGCAAATCAAACAAAATCGCGGGTTTCGTCGCTTTGTCCTGCGAGGCCTCCAAAAAGTTTCCATCGAATGGGGGCTGGTTTGTGCTGCCCACAATCTTCTCAAAAAAGCCGCTAGGGACAAGCAATTGTCCTTGGTGGCGTAA
- a CDS encoding Transposase domain (DUF772): protein MMTKILLYAYTQKMYHGREIARQLEVHLPLMWLSGFQKAGLPLHQSVSFGADERPD from the coding sequence ATGATGACCAAAATTCTCCTTTACGCTTACACCCAAAAAATGTATCATGGCCGTGAGATTGCACGGCAGCTCGAAGTCCACCTTCCCCTCATGTGGCTAAGTGGATTTCAAAAAGCCGGACTTCCGCTCCATCAATCGGTTTCGTTCGGAGCGGATGAAAGACCTGATTGA
- the xpt_2 gene encoding Xanthine phosphoribosyltransferase, whose protein sequence is MRELLEKIAAEGEVLAGGVLKVDRFLNHQSRPAFDEADWGGVRRQVSL, encoded by the coding sequence ATGCGCGAATTGCTCGAAAAAATTGCCGCTGAAGGAGAGGTGCTGGCCGGCGGGGTGCTGAAAGTCGACCGCTTCTTAAACCATCAAAGTCGACCCGCATTTGATGAAGCGGATTGGGGAGGAGTTCGCCGCCAAGTTTCACTGTGA
- the xpt_3 gene encoding Xanthine phosphoribosyltransferase: MKRIGEEFAAKFHCERPTKVLTLESSGISPALMAAYELGVPLVVARKRRPVTMADDVYRAEVYSFTKQETNEIVVSRSLLNSGDRVLIIDDFLANGQAALGMTEIVQQAGAVVAGIGIVIEKAFQDGGRLLRARGFRVVSLACIASLDGGVIQFADEVMSQ, from the coding sequence ATGAAGCGGATTGGGGAGGAGTTCGCCGCCAAGTTTCACTGTGAGCGGCCGACGAAAGTGCTGACGCTTGAGTCATCGGGCATCAGCCCGGCACTTATGGCTGCCTATGAACTTGGCGTTCCTCTTGTCGTTGCCCGCAAGCGGCGGCCAGTGACGATGGCCGACGATGTATACCGCGCGGAAGTATATTCGTTTACGAAGCAGGAGACGAACGAGATCGTTGTTTCCCGTTCGTTGCTTAACAGCGGTGACCGGGTGCTCATTATCGATGACTTTTTAGCCAACGGCCAGGCAGCGCTTGGAATGACGGAGATTGTCCAACAAGCCGGCGCGGTTGTCGCCGGCATCGGCATCGTCATTGAAAAGGCGTTTCAAGACGGCGGGCGATTGCTTCGTGCGCGCGGCTTCCGCGTCGTATCGCTCGCCTGCATCGCGTCGCTTGATGGTGGTGTCATTCAATTTGCTGACGAGGTGATGAGTCAATGA
- the ygfU_2 gene encoding Putative purine permease ygfU → MKMKWWQVGSLGIQHVLAMYAGAIVVPLIVGGALHLTSEQLTYLVAIDLLTCGIATFLQAWKNKWFGIGLPVMLGCTFTAVGPMIAIGGQYGMPAVYGAILCAGAVVVLISPYFGKLRTLFPPVVTGSVVTIIGLTLIPAAVNNMAGGQGAKDFGDPANLALSFGVLALIILLYRCLQDSSARSLFCLAWQPERLPRP, encoded by the coding sequence ATGAAGATGAAATGGTGGCAAGTTGGATCACTCGGCATCCAACACGTATTGGCGATGTACGCCGGGGCGATCGTCGTTCCGCTTATCGTCGGCGGGGCGTTGCATTTGACGAGCGAACAGCTGACGTATTTAGTGGCCATTGACTTATTGACGTGCGGCATTGCGACGTTTTTGCAAGCGTGGAAAAACAAGTGGTTTGGCATCGGCTTGCCGGTTATGCTTGGCTGCACATTTACGGCGGTCGGGCCGATGATCGCTATTGGCGGACAGTACGGGATGCCGGCAGTGTATGGGGCGATCCTCTGCGCCGGAGCGGTTGTGGTGCTCATCAGTCCGTATTTCGGCAAGTTGCGGACGTTGTTTCCGCCAGTTGTCACCGGCTCGGTCGTGACCATTATTGGCTTGACGCTCATCCCGGCGGCGGTGAACAACATGGCCGGCGGGCAAGGGGCAAAAGACTTCGGCGATCCGGCCAACTTGGCGCTGTCATTTGGCGTCCTGGCGCTGATTATCTTGCTGTATCGTTGTTTACAGGATTCATCCGCTCGATCTCTGTTTTGCTTGGCATGGCAGCCGGAACGTTTGCCGCGGCCATGA
- the ygfU_3 gene encoding Putative purine permease ygfU has product MMGKVDWTPVAEASWLHWPTLFYFGAPTFHGSAVFTMVLVAIVSLVESTGVYFALSDICRRRLTDDDLRAATALKDWPSSSAGC; this is encoded by the coding sequence ATGATGGGAAAAGTGGACTGGACGCCGGTTGCGGAAGCGTCATGGCTTCACTGGCCGACGTTGTTTTACTTTGGCGCCCCGACGTTTCATGGGTCTGCTGTTTTCACCATGGTGCTCGTCGCGATCGTCAGCCTTGTCGAATCGACCGGCGTTTACTTTGCTTTGTCGGACATTTGCCGCCGCCGGCTGACCGATGACGATTTGCGGGCGGCTACCGCGCTGAAGGATTGGCCATCATCATCGGCGGGCTGTTGA
- the ygfU_4 gene encoding Putative purine permease ygfU: protein MNAFPYTTYSQNVGLVQLSGVKTRNVIYAAAAFLVLLGFVPKIAAVATIIPAPVLGGAMLAMFGTVIAYGVKMLSQVDLAMQENLLIIACSVGIGLGVTAVPNLFAELPAGLRILTDSGIVAGGLTAILLNAVFHFGKARKSAALPLQEQKIS from the coding sequence TTGAACGCATTTCCGTATACGACGTATTCGCAAAACGTCGGACTTGTTCAGCTATCGGGCGTGAAAACGCGCAATGTCATTTACGCTGCCGCGGCGTTTCTTGTCCTGCTTGGATTTGTGCCGAAAATCGCCGCCGTGGCGACAATCATCCCAGCGCCGGTTTTAGGCGGGGCCATGCTCGCTATGTTTGGCACGGTCATCGCCTACGGCGTGAAAATGTTAAGCCAAGTCGATTTGGCTATGCAAGAAAACTTGCTGATCATTGCTTGCTCGGTCGGCATAGGGCTTGGGGTGACGGCGGTGCCGAACTTGTTTGCTGAGCTTCCGGCGGGCCTGCGCATTTTGACGGACAGCGGCATCGTCGCCGGCGGCCTCACCGCCATCCTTTTAAATGCCGTCTTCCATTTCGGCAAGGCGAGAAAATCGGCTGCACTGCCGTTGCAGGAACAAAAAATTTCATAA